A genomic window from Cucumis melo cultivar AY chromosome 8, USDA_Cmelo_AY_1.0, whole genome shotgun sequence includes:
- the LOC103484249 gene encoding protein NARROW LEAF 1 isoform X1, which produces MDRTRLDLTFHHSVSTQSEESALDLERNYCSHLHLPSSSPSPSQCFAPGSQLSETNAAYFSWPTSSRLNDAAEDRANYFGNLQKGVLPEILGRLPTGQRATTLLELMTIRAFHSKILRRFSLGTAIGFRIQKGMLTDIPAIIVFVARKVHRQWLSDVQCLPAALEGPGGIWCDVDVVEFSYYGAPAATPKEEVYTELVDGLRGSDPTVGSGSQVASQETYGTLGAIVKSRTGTRQVGFLTNRHVAVDLDYPSQKMFHPLPPSLGPGVYLGAVERATSFITDDVWYGIFAGTNPETFVRADGAFIPFAEDFNMNNVVTFVKGVGEIGDVNKIDLQSPINSLIGRKVIKVGRSSGLTRGTIMAYALEYNDVKGICFFTDFLVVGDDQQTFDLEGDSGSLILLTGQDEEKPRPVGIIWGGTANRGRLKLKVGQPPENWTSGVDLGRLLDLLELDLITTNDGLQAAVHEQRNNSVGGIDSTVAESCLDRMPLKYRLKENSEPLGFSVQQISPEGESSQGMISPFKHAGFHIENGYEVTPSVELQFIPRLTSNSPLHQKNKENQELKNLSALRTGYDSEVSVSLQLGEHEPEAKRRKQLDCLSSIKESSS; this is translated from the exons ATGGACAGGACAAGACTGGATTTAACTTTTCATCATTCGGTATCAACACAATCAGAGGAATCTGCCTTGGACTTGGAAAGGAACTATTGCAGTCATCTTCATTTGCCTTCATCAAGTCCATCACCCAGCCAATGTTTTGCTCCGGGTAGTCAGCTGTCTGAGACCAATGCTGCTTATTTTTCATGGCCCACTTCCAGCCGTTTAAATGACGCTGCAGAAGATAGAGCAAACTATTTTGGGAACCTTCAGAAAGGGGTACTTCCTGAAATTCTGGGCCGGCTGCCCACTGGGCAGCGAGCTACTACTTTGCTTGAGCTAATGACCATAAGGGCATTCCATAGCAAGATCTTGCGTCGTTTTAGCCTGGGAACTGCAATAGGATTCCGAATCCAGAAGGGTATGTTGACAGATATCCCTGCTATTATTGTCTTTGTTGCACGCAAAGTTCACAGGCAGTGGCTCAGTGATGTTCAATGTCTACCTGCTGCACTTGAG GGACCTGGAGGTATATGGTGCGATGTTGACGTTGTGGAATTCTCTTATTATGGTGCTCCAGCAGCTACACCTAAAGAAGAAGTATACACAGAGCTTGTTGATGGCCTGAGGGGAAGCGATCCAACTGTTGGTTCCGGTTCCCAG GTTGCTAGCCAAGAAACTTATGGGACTTTGGGTGCAATTGTAAAAAGCCGGACAGGAACCCGGCAAGTTGGTTTCCTTACAAACCGGCATGTTGCAGTTGATTTAGACTACCCTAGTCAGAAAATGTTTCATCCCTTGCCTCCCAGCCTTGGACCTGGTGTATACCTGGGTGCTGTGGAGAGAGCAACGTCGTTCATCACAGATGATGTCTGGTATGGCATCTTTGCTGGAACGAATCCAG AAACATTTGTGCGAGCTGATGGAGCGTTCATTCCATTTGCTGAAGATTTTAACATGAATAACGTCGTTACATTTGTAAAAGGGGTTGGTGAGATTGGTGATGTCAACAAAATAGACCTGCAATCCCCAATCAACAGTCTTATTGGACGAAAGGTGATCAAGGTTGGAAGAAGTTCAGGTTTGACCAGAGGGACTATAATGGCATATGCCCTTGAGTATAACGACGTAAAGGGGATTTGTTTCTTCACTGATTTTCTTGTTGTTGGAGATGACCAACAGACGTTTGACCTTGAAGGTGACAGTGGAAGCCTTATTCTTTTAACTGGTCAGGATGAGGAAAAGCCACGTCCAGTTGGGATTATTTGGGGAGGAACAGCTAATCGAGGTCGACTGAAATTGAAAGTTGGTCAGCCACCAGAGAATTGGACCAGTGGAGTTGATCTTGGACGCCTTCTTGATCTCCTTGAGCTTGATCTTATTACTACAAATGATGGTTTACAAG CTGCAGTGCATGAACAAAGGAATAATTCAGTTGGAGGGATTGATTCTACTGTTGCGGAGTCCTGTCTTGATCGGATGCCATTAAAATATAGACTTAAAGAGAACTCTGAGCCGCTTGGTTTCAGTGTCCAGCAAATTTCTCCTGAAGGTGAATCCTCTCAGGGGATGATCTCACCTTTTAAGCATGCTGGCTTTCACATAGAAAATGGATATGAGGTGACTCCGAGCGTCGAACTCCAATTCATACCAAGATTAACCAGCAACTCTCCACTGCATCAGAAGAACAAAGAAAACCAAGAGTTGAAAAATCTGTCGGCCCTGAGGACTGGCTATGATAGTGAGGTATCCGTTTCACTGCAGTTGGGTGAGCATGAGCCAGAAGCAAAGAGAAGGAAGCAGTTGGATTGTCTTTCTAGTATCAAAGAGTCATCTTCATGA
- the LOC103484252 gene encoding uncharacterized protein LOC103484252 isoform X3 encodes MTLHTNMYRREDGDTMKNKENPELIAFLEQLPPVEFCCIYGSTLHPNNHDKSKMVDLILGVSDPQKWHEKNIRLNKDHYASWMVYLGGGKLVTKVADAIGVGVHFNPYVMWNDKMLKYGVARMHDLIQDIQYWKTFYLSGRLQKPVNILVDSLDVQQLNSVNLRSAVSAALLLLPPKFTEVELYAKICSLSYMGDLRMLFAEDRDKVNKIVRGQFPLFQSMYQPCLEQYKTKELLQFSPHGDDQANISQDCGLSATEYLVSSLPTTVRNTMGLRLGEKRSLSGPESQAETKCWSSREKR; translated from the exons ATGACATTGCATACAAACATGTATAGGCGGGAAGACGGAGACACCATGAAGAATAAGGAAAACCCCGAGCTTATAGCTTTCCTCGAACAACTTCCTCCAGTAGAGTTCTGCTGCATATATGGTTCGACTCTGCATCCAAATAATCACGATAAG TCAAAAATGGTTGACCTTATTCTTGGCGTATCTGATCCTCAAAAATGGCACGAAAAG AATATTCGATTAAACAAAGACCACTATGCCTCGTGGATGGTGTACCTTGGAGGGGGGAAACTG GTTACTAAAGTTGCAGATGCAATTGGCGTTGGAGTACATTTTAATCCTTATGTTATGTGGAACGATAAG ATGCTTAAATATGGGGTTGCAAGGATGCATGATTTAATACAGGACATACAATATTGGAAGACATTCTACCTCAGTGGCCGTTTGCAAAAGCCG GTTAATATACTGGTGGATTCACTGGATGTTCAACAGCTTAACTCTGTTAATCTGAGGTCTGCAGTATCTGCAGCCCTCCTCCTTCTGCCACCCAAGTTTACTGAG GTTGAATTGTATGCTAAAATATGTAGCCTTTCATATATGGGTGATTTGCGTATGCTTTTTGCAGAGGACAGAGATAAG GTTAACAAAATAGTTCGAGGGCAGTTCCCGTTGTTCCAGTCAATGTACCAACCTTGTCTTGAACAGTACAAAACAAAAGAGTTGTTGCAATTCTCACCACATGGAGATGATCAAGCAAATATTTCCCAG GATTGTGGGTTATCAGCAACTGAGTATTTAGTTTCGTCATTACCAACGACGGTCCGGAACACAATGGGGTTAAGGCTTGGGGAGAAGAGAAGTTTGAGTGGACCTG AGTCACAGGCAGAAACCAAGTGTTGGTCCAGTCGAGAAAAGAGGTAG
- the LOC103484252 gene encoding uncharacterized protein LOC103484252 isoform X5, translating to MKNKENPELIAFLEQLPPVEFCCIYGSTLHPNNHDKSKMVDLILGVSDPQKWHEKNIRLNKDHYASWMVYLGGGKLVTKVADAIGVGVHFNPYVMWNDKMLKYGVARMHDLIQDIQYWKTFYLSGRLQKPVNILVDSLDVQQLNSVNLRSAVSAALLLLPPKFTEVELYAKICSLSYMGDLRMLFAEDRDKVNKIVRGQFPLFQSMYQPCLEQYKTKELLQFSPHGDDQANISQDCGLSATEYLVSSLPTTVRNTMGLRLGEKRSLSGPESQAETKCWSSREKR from the exons ATGAAGAATAAGGAAAACCCCGAGCTTATAGCTTTCCTCGAACAACTTCCTCCAGTAGAGTTCTGCTGCATATATGGTTCGACTCTGCATCCAAATAATCACGATAAG TCAAAAATGGTTGACCTTATTCTTGGCGTATCTGATCCTCAAAAATGGCACGAAAAG AATATTCGATTAAACAAAGACCACTATGCCTCGTGGATGGTGTACCTTGGAGGGGGGAAACTG GTTACTAAAGTTGCAGATGCAATTGGCGTTGGAGTACATTTTAATCCTTATGTTATGTGGAACGATAAG ATGCTTAAATATGGGGTTGCAAGGATGCATGATTTAATACAGGACATACAATATTGGAAGACATTCTACCTCAGTGGCCGTTTGCAAAAGCCG GTTAATATACTGGTGGATTCACTGGATGTTCAACAGCTTAACTCTGTTAATCTGAGGTCTGCAGTATCTGCAGCCCTCCTCCTTCTGCCACCCAAGTTTACTGAG GTTGAATTGTATGCTAAAATATGTAGCCTTTCATATATGGGTGATTTGCGTATGCTTTTTGCAGAGGACAGAGATAAG GTTAACAAAATAGTTCGAGGGCAGTTCCCGTTGTTCCAGTCAATGTACCAACCTTGTCTTGAACAGTACAAAACAAAAGAGTTGTTGCAATTCTCACCACATGGAGATGATCAAGCAAATATTTCCCAG GATTGTGGGTTATCAGCAACTGAGTATTTAGTTTCGTCATTACCAACGACGGTCCGGAACACAATGGGGTTAAGGCTTGGGGAGAAGAGAAGTTTGAGTGGACCTG AGTCACAGGCAGAAACCAAGTGTTGGTCCAGTCGAGAAAAGAGGTAG
- the LOC103484246 gene encoding cytochrome c6, chloroplastic — MQLLSVTSDFVGPISSPHSFPLNGNRRTIVCQIRTHVKILQTLAPPLIALLLPLSPLNKTPGCLVLAETTEIERGGALFNQACIGCHDGGGNIIQPGATLFSSDLERNGADAEEEIYRITYYGKGRMPGFGENCKPRGQCTFGPRLQEEEIRLLAKFVKIQADRGWPNP; from the exons ATGCAACTTCTCTCCGTAACTTCAGATTTTGTTGGGCCTATCAGTAGCCCTCATTCCTTCCCACTAaat GGAAACCGACGGACCATAGTTTGTCAAATTCGTACACACGTTAAGATTCTTCAGACCTTGGCTCCCCCTTTGATTGCGCTGCTTCTACCATTATCCCCCCTCAACAAAACCCCAG GATGTCTTGTGCTCGCCGAAACGACAGAAATAGAAAGAGGAGGTGCATTGTTTAATCAAGCTTGCATTGGCTGCCATGATGGAGGGGGAAACATAATTCAGCCC GGTGCCACACTCTTTTCAAGTGATCTCGAAAG AAATGGAGCTGATGCCGAAGAGGAGATCTACCGTATTACATATTATGGGAAAGGAAGAATGCCT GGTTTTGGTGAGAACTGTAAACCAAGGGGTCAGTGCACATTTGGTCCACGTTTGCAGGAGGAAGAAATTAGGCTTCTGGCAAAATTTGTAAAGATACAGGCAGATCGGGGGTGGCCAAACCCATAG
- the LOC103484252 gene encoding uncharacterized protein LOC103484252 isoform X6 has translation MARKEYSIKQRPLCLVDGVPWRGETDAIGVGVHFNPYVMWNDKMLKYGVARMHDLIQDIQYWKTFYLSGRLQKPVNILVDSLDVQQLNSVNLRSAVSAALLLLPPKFTEVELYAKICSLSYMGDLRMLFAEDRDKVNKIVRGQFPLFQSMYQPCLEQYKTKELLQFSPHGDDQANISQDCGLSATEYLVSSLPTTVRNTMGLRLGEKRSLSGPGRVTGRNQVLVQSRKEVADCMQRVLRRKVMVSSARQAVSGVLAVGGAKAAKYLASKICKAWRSWR, from the exons ATGGCACGAAAAG AATATTCGATTAAACAAAGACCACTATGCCTCGTGGATGGTGTACCTTGGAGGGGGGAAACTG ATGCAATTGGCGTTGGAGTACATTTTAATCCTTATGTTATGTGGAACGATAAG ATGCTTAAATATGGGGTTGCAAGGATGCATGATTTAATACAGGACATACAATATTGGAAGACATTCTACCTCAGTGGCCGTTTGCAAAAGCCG GTTAATATACTGGTGGATTCACTGGATGTTCAACAGCTTAACTCTGTTAATCTGAGGTCTGCAGTATCTGCAGCCCTCCTCCTTCTGCCACCCAAGTTTACTGAG GTTGAATTGTATGCTAAAATATGTAGCCTTTCATATATGGGTGATTTGCGTATGCTTTTTGCAGAGGACAGAGATAAG GTTAACAAAATAGTTCGAGGGCAGTTCCCGTTGTTCCAGTCAATGTACCAACCTTGTCTTGAACAGTACAAAACAAAAGAGTTGTTGCAATTCTCACCACATGGAGATGATCAAGCAAATATTTCCCAG GATTGTGGGTTATCAGCAACTGAGTATTTAGTTTCGTCATTACCAACGACGGTCCGGAACACAATGGGGTTAAGGCTTGGGGAGAAGAGAAGTTTGAGTGGACCTG GTAGAGTCACAGGCAGAAACCAAGTGTTGGTCCAGTCGAGAAAAGAGGTAGCGGATTGCATGCAGAGGGTTCTGAGACGAAAGGTGATGGTTTCAAGTGCAAGACAGGCGGTATCTGGTGTATTGGCTGTAGGCGGTGCTAAGGCGGCCAAGTATCTTGCAAGTAAAATATGCAAGGCCTGGAGATCCTGGAGATGA
- the LOC103484252 gene encoding uncharacterized protein LOC103484252 isoform X1 — protein MTLHTNMYRREDGDTMKNKENPELIAFLEQLPPVEFCCIYGSTLHPNNHDKSKMVDLILGVSDPQKWHEKNIRLNKDHYASWMVYLGGGKLVTKVADAIGVGVHFNPYVMWNDKMLKYGVARMHDLIQDIQYWKTFYLSGRLQKPVNILVDSLDVQQLNSVNLRSAVSAALLLLPPKFTEVELYAKICSLSYMGDLRMLFAEDRDKVNKIVRGQFPLFQSMYQPCLEQYKTKELLQFSPHGDDQANISQDCGLSATEYLVSSLPTTVRNTMGLRLGEKRSLSGPGRVTGRNQVLVQSRKEVADCMQRVLRRKVMVSSARQAVSGVLAVGGAKAAKYLASKICKAWRSWR, from the exons ATGACATTGCATACAAACATGTATAGGCGGGAAGACGGAGACACCATGAAGAATAAGGAAAACCCCGAGCTTATAGCTTTCCTCGAACAACTTCCTCCAGTAGAGTTCTGCTGCATATATGGTTCGACTCTGCATCCAAATAATCACGATAAG TCAAAAATGGTTGACCTTATTCTTGGCGTATCTGATCCTCAAAAATGGCACGAAAAG AATATTCGATTAAACAAAGACCACTATGCCTCGTGGATGGTGTACCTTGGAGGGGGGAAACTG GTTACTAAAGTTGCAGATGCAATTGGCGTTGGAGTACATTTTAATCCTTATGTTATGTGGAACGATAAG ATGCTTAAATATGGGGTTGCAAGGATGCATGATTTAATACAGGACATACAATATTGGAAGACATTCTACCTCAGTGGCCGTTTGCAAAAGCCG GTTAATATACTGGTGGATTCACTGGATGTTCAACAGCTTAACTCTGTTAATCTGAGGTCTGCAGTATCTGCAGCCCTCCTCCTTCTGCCACCCAAGTTTACTGAG GTTGAATTGTATGCTAAAATATGTAGCCTTTCATATATGGGTGATTTGCGTATGCTTTTTGCAGAGGACAGAGATAAG GTTAACAAAATAGTTCGAGGGCAGTTCCCGTTGTTCCAGTCAATGTACCAACCTTGTCTTGAACAGTACAAAACAAAAGAGTTGTTGCAATTCTCACCACATGGAGATGATCAAGCAAATATTTCCCAG GATTGTGGGTTATCAGCAACTGAGTATTTAGTTTCGTCATTACCAACGACGGTCCGGAACACAATGGGGTTAAGGCTTGGGGAGAAGAGAAGTTTGAGTGGACCTG GTAGAGTCACAGGCAGAAACCAAGTGTTGGTCCAGTCGAGAAAAGAGGTAGCGGATTGCATGCAGAGGGTTCTGAGACGAAAGGTGATGGTTTCAAGTGCAAGACAGGCGGTATCTGGTGTATTGGCTGTAGGCGGTGCTAAGGCGGCCAAGTATCTTGCAAGTAAAATATGCAAGGCCTGGAGATCCTGGAGATGA
- the LOC103484249 gene encoding protein NARROW LEAF 1 isoform X2: MDRTRLDLTFHHSVSTQSEESALDLERNYCSHLHLPSSSPSPSQCFAPGSQLSETNAAYFSWPTSSRLNDAAEDRANYFGNLQKGVLPEILGRLPTGQRATTLLELMTIRAFHSKILRRFSLGTAIGFRIQKGMLTDIPAIIVFVARKVHRQWLSDVQCLPAALEGPGGIWCDVDVVEFSYYGAPAATPKEEVYTELVDGLRGSDPTVGSGSQVASQETYGTLGAIVKSRTGTRQVGFLTNRHVAVDLDYPSQKMFHPLPPSLGPGVYLGAVERATSFITDDVWYGIFAGTNPETFVRADGAFIPFAEDFNMNNVVTFVKGVGEIGDVNKIDLQSPINSLIGRKVIKVGRSSGLTRGTIMAYALEYNDVKGICFFTDFLVVGDDQQTFDLEGDSGSLILLTGQDEEKPRPVGIIWGGTANRGRLKLKVGQPPENWTSGVDLGRLLDLLELDLITTNDGLQVHEQRNNSVGGIDSTVAESCLDRMPLKYRLKENSEPLGFSVQQISPEGESSQGMISPFKHAGFHIENGYEVTPSVELQFIPRLTSNSPLHQKNKENQELKNLSALRTGYDSEVSVSLQLGEHEPEAKRRKQLDCLSSIKESSS; encoded by the exons ATGGACAGGACAAGACTGGATTTAACTTTTCATCATTCGGTATCAACACAATCAGAGGAATCTGCCTTGGACTTGGAAAGGAACTATTGCAGTCATCTTCATTTGCCTTCATCAAGTCCATCACCCAGCCAATGTTTTGCTCCGGGTAGTCAGCTGTCTGAGACCAATGCTGCTTATTTTTCATGGCCCACTTCCAGCCGTTTAAATGACGCTGCAGAAGATAGAGCAAACTATTTTGGGAACCTTCAGAAAGGGGTACTTCCTGAAATTCTGGGCCGGCTGCCCACTGGGCAGCGAGCTACTACTTTGCTTGAGCTAATGACCATAAGGGCATTCCATAGCAAGATCTTGCGTCGTTTTAGCCTGGGAACTGCAATAGGATTCCGAATCCAGAAGGGTATGTTGACAGATATCCCTGCTATTATTGTCTTTGTTGCACGCAAAGTTCACAGGCAGTGGCTCAGTGATGTTCAATGTCTACCTGCTGCACTTGAG GGACCTGGAGGTATATGGTGCGATGTTGACGTTGTGGAATTCTCTTATTATGGTGCTCCAGCAGCTACACCTAAAGAAGAAGTATACACAGAGCTTGTTGATGGCCTGAGGGGAAGCGATCCAACTGTTGGTTCCGGTTCCCAG GTTGCTAGCCAAGAAACTTATGGGACTTTGGGTGCAATTGTAAAAAGCCGGACAGGAACCCGGCAAGTTGGTTTCCTTACAAACCGGCATGTTGCAGTTGATTTAGACTACCCTAGTCAGAAAATGTTTCATCCCTTGCCTCCCAGCCTTGGACCTGGTGTATACCTGGGTGCTGTGGAGAGAGCAACGTCGTTCATCACAGATGATGTCTGGTATGGCATCTTTGCTGGAACGAATCCAG AAACATTTGTGCGAGCTGATGGAGCGTTCATTCCATTTGCTGAAGATTTTAACATGAATAACGTCGTTACATTTGTAAAAGGGGTTGGTGAGATTGGTGATGTCAACAAAATAGACCTGCAATCCCCAATCAACAGTCTTATTGGACGAAAGGTGATCAAGGTTGGAAGAAGTTCAGGTTTGACCAGAGGGACTATAATGGCATATGCCCTTGAGTATAACGACGTAAAGGGGATTTGTTTCTTCACTGATTTTCTTGTTGTTGGAGATGACCAACAGACGTTTGACCTTGAAGGTGACAGTGGAAGCCTTATTCTTTTAACTGGTCAGGATGAGGAAAAGCCACGTCCAGTTGGGATTATTTGGGGAGGAACAGCTAATCGAGGTCGACTGAAATTGAAAGTTGGTCAGCCACCAGAGAATTGGACCAGTGGAGTTGATCTTGGACGCCTTCTTGATCTCCTTGAGCTTGATCTTATTACTACAAATGATGGTTTACAAG TGCATGAACAAAGGAATAATTCAGTTGGAGGGATTGATTCTACTGTTGCGGAGTCCTGTCTTGATCGGATGCCATTAAAATATAGACTTAAAGAGAACTCTGAGCCGCTTGGTTTCAGTGTCCAGCAAATTTCTCCTGAAGGTGAATCCTCTCAGGGGATGATCTCACCTTTTAAGCATGCTGGCTTTCACATAGAAAATGGATATGAGGTGACTCCGAGCGTCGAACTCCAATTCATACCAAGATTAACCAGCAACTCTCCACTGCATCAGAAGAACAAAGAAAACCAAGAGTTGAAAAATCTGTCGGCCCTGAGGACTGGCTATGATAGTGAGGTATCCGTTTCACTGCAGTTGGGTGAGCATGAGCCAGAAGCAAAGAGAAGGAAGCAGTTGGATTGTCTTTCTAGTATCAAAGAGTCATCTTCATGA
- the LOC103484252 gene encoding uncharacterized protein LOC103484252 isoform X2, whose protein sequence is MKNKENPELIAFLEQLPPVEFCCIYGSTLHPNNHDKSKMVDLILGVSDPQKWHEKNIRLNKDHYASWMVYLGGGKLVTKVADAIGVGVHFNPYVMWNDKMLKYGVARMHDLIQDIQYWKTFYLSGRLQKPVNILVDSLDVQQLNSVNLRSAVSAALLLLPPKFTEVELYAKICSLSYMGDLRMLFAEDRDKVNKIVRGQFPLFQSMYQPCLEQYKTKELLQFSPHGDDQANISQDCGLSATEYLVSSLPTTVRNTMGLRLGEKRSLSGPGRVTGRNQVLVQSRKEVADCMQRVLRRKVMVSSARQAVSGVLAVGGAKAAKYLASKICKAWRSWR, encoded by the exons ATGAAGAATAAGGAAAACCCCGAGCTTATAGCTTTCCTCGAACAACTTCCTCCAGTAGAGTTCTGCTGCATATATGGTTCGACTCTGCATCCAAATAATCACGATAAG TCAAAAATGGTTGACCTTATTCTTGGCGTATCTGATCCTCAAAAATGGCACGAAAAG AATATTCGATTAAACAAAGACCACTATGCCTCGTGGATGGTGTACCTTGGAGGGGGGAAACTG GTTACTAAAGTTGCAGATGCAATTGGCGTTGGAGTACATTTTAATCCTTATGTTATGTGGAACGATAAG ATGCTTAAATATGGGGTTGCAAGGATGCATGATTTAATACAGGACATACAATATTGGAAGACATTCTACCTCAGTGGCCGTTTGCAAAAGCCG GTTAATATACTGGTGGATTCACTGGATGTTCAACAGCTTAACTCTGTTAATCTGAGGTCTGCAGTATCTGCAGCCCTCCTCCTTCTGCCACCCAAGTTTACTGAG GTTGAATTGTATGCTAAAATATGTAGCCTTTCATATATGGGTGATTTGCGTATGCTTTTTGCAGAGGACAGAGATAAG GTTAACAAAATAGTTCGAGGGCAGTTCCCGTTGTTCCAGTCAATGTACCAACCTTGTCTTGAACAGTACAAAACAAAAGAGTTGTTGCAATTCTCACCACATGGAGATGATCAAGCAAATATTTCCCAG GATTGTGGGTTATCAGCAACTGAGTATTTAGTTTCGTCATTACCAACGACGGTCCGGAACACAATGGGGTTAAGGCTTGGGGAGAAGAGAAGTTTGAGTGGACCTG GTAGAGTCACAGGCAGAAACCAAGTGTTGGTCCAGTCGAGAAAAGAGGTAGCGGATTGCATGCAGAGGGTTCTGAGACGAAAGGTGATGGTTTCAAGTGCAAGACAGGCGGTATCTGGTGTATTGGCTGTAGGCGGTGCTAAGGCGGCCAAGTATCTTGCAAGTAAAATATGCAAGGCCTGGAGATCCTGGAGATGA
- the LOC103484252 gene encoding uncharacterized protein LOC103484252 isoform X4 encodes MSKMVDLILGVSDPQKWHEKNIRLNKDHYASWMVYLGGGKLVTKVADAIGVGVHFNPYVMWNDKMLKYGVARMHDLIQDIQYWKTFYLSGRLQKPVNILVDSLDVQQLNSVNLRSAVSAALLLLPPKFTEVELYAKICSLSYMGDLRMLFAEDRDKVNKIVRGQFPLFQSMYQPCLEQYKTKELLQFSPHGDDQANISQDCGLSATEYLVSSLPTTVRNTMGLRLGEKRSLSGPGRVTGRNQVLVQSRKEVADCMQRVLRRKVMVSSARQAVSGVLAVGGAKAAKYLASKICKAWRSWR; translated from the exons ATG TCAAAAATGGTTGACCTTATTCTTGGCGTATCTGATCCTCAAAAATGGCACGAAAAG AATATTCGATTAAACAAAGACCACTATGCCTCGTGGATGGTGTACCTTGGAGGGGGGAAACTG GTTACTAAAGTTGCAGATGCAATTGGCGTTGGAGTACATTTTAATCCTTATGTTATGTGGAACGATAAG ATGCTTAAATATGGGGTTGCAAGGATGCATGATTTAATACAGGACATACAATATTGGAAGACATTCTACCTCAGTGGCCGTTTGCAAAAGCCG GTTAATATACTGGTGGATTCACTGGATGTTCAACAGCTTAACTCTGTTAATCTGAGGTCTGCAGTATCTGCAGCCCTCCTCCTTCTGCCACCCAAGTTTACTGAG GTTGAATTGTATGCTAAAATATGTAGCCTTTCATATATGGGTGATTTGCGTATGCTTTTTGCAGAGGACAGAGATAAG GTTAACAAAATAGTTCGAGGGCAGTTCCCGTTGTTCCAGTCAATGTACCAACCTTGTCTTGAACAGTACAAAACAAAAGAGTTGTTGCAATTCTCACCACATGGAGATGATCAAGCAAATATTTCCCAG GATTGTGGGTTATCAGCAACTGAGTATTTAGTTTCGTCATTACCAACGACGGTCCGGAACACAATGGGGTTAAGGCTTGGGGAGAAGAGAAGTTTGAGTGGACCTG GTAGAGTCACAGGCAGAAACCAAGTGTTGGTCCAGTCGAGAAAAGAGGTAGCGGATTGCATGCAGAGGGTTCTGAGACGAAAGGTGATGGTTTCAAGTGCAAGACAGGCGGTATCTGGTGTATTGGCTGTAGGCGGTGCTAAGGCGGCCAAGTATCTTGCAAGTAAAATATGCAAGGCCTGGAGATCCTGGAGATGA